One segment of Synchiropus splendidus isolate RoL2022-P1 chromosome 4, RoL_Sspl_1.0, whole genome shotgun sequence DNA contains the following:
- the LOC128757199 gene encoding toll-like receptor 1: protein MLPKRANVALLMSVILLNWMIDPHASTELPDEQGMSLCVTSRREVQDLTRENLTSVPSNLSNNTKYLDLSYNPIRRLNGDSFVILPNLCFLKMTNCGLEEISVDTFDRIPALKALNMSSNKLLTIPELRLPNLKILDLTGNPHQSYALPRSFESLEDLEFLSLGSTTAQSVTADDFRPLQRIPLKHFALGAGIPWKKYEAGALLKLSFQKMSLNASFCGHFDLFDRILRDLNVTGATALRLITLFPDNCELGVDPLENLRTMPNLKNLTIESTWINSSFLELFFKNLWLSTIEHVSFVHITYNEDTPDGFQFKSLNHSISLRSFTFDGVKHYQYRYPTVNMSFDVVSNLIYLKFSGSGMNILPCQSIFALPSLETLDLANNLLTDHGFWWYTCSYTSVFPKLKRLNLSQNRFQSLSFIAGKTHEMTTLEFLDLSFNSIVLDEKCNWPAHLTEISLANNNLGNDVFKYLSKSFRKIDLTKTGITTMTQSDVSLLPNLTHLVLSSNGIPFIPDFGESSAVVSLYIDQNSITYLYKEMMDRLPRLQTLKAGNNPYVCTCDSHWFLTRFDKSILVDWPLDYTCSTPQSLTGLPLSEFKTTDQSCLVWLRVVLALSVLTVIVSMIGGLFYKYDGLWYAKMLMVWIRMKRRSKKRSQLLMNVSFAYHGFISYSHHDAGWVDSQLVPCLENAGFSLCVHERDFVPGDWVIDNIINCVEASYKTLFVLSKHFVQSEWCNYELFFAQHRAISIQEDSLVFILLEPLPDDCLPRKFLRLRSLLRQQTYLEWPSDETKQQVFWASLKSMLRMADKSIALKDVAMAISDTAQEMTMKVQKSGPTYHRLK from the exons ATGCTCCCCAAAAG AGCCAATGTGGCTCTCCTGATGTCAGTTATCCTGCTCAACTGGATGATAGACCCCCACGCCTCGACTGAATTACCGGATGAACAAGGAATGAGTCTGTGTGTGACATCCAGGAGAGAAGTGCAGGATCTGACACGTGAGAATCTCACCAGTGTTCCCTCCAATCTGTCCAACAACACCAAGTACCTGGATTTGTCTTACAACCCCATCCGCAGACTAAATGGAGATTCATTTGTTATACTGCCGAATCTTTGTTTCCTTAAAATGACCAACTGTGGATTGGAAGAGATCTCTGTTGACACTTTTGATCGCATCCCTGCACTCAAGGCTCTGAACATGTCCAGCAACAAATTACTGACCATACCTGAGTTAAGATTGCCTAACTTGAAAATTCTGGATTTGACTGGCAATCCTCACCAAAGCTACGCCTTGCCAAGGTCATTTGAGAGCCTGGAAGATCTGGAGTTCCTTTCTCTTGGGAGCACAACTGCTCAGTCGGTCACGGCTGATGACTTCAGACCCCTGCAGAGGATCCCTTTGAAACATTTTGCTTTGGGAGCAGGAATTCCTTGGAAGAAATACGAGGCTGGTGCTCTCCTGAAATTGTCCTTCCAGAAAATGTCCCTCAATGCTTCGTTTTGTGGtcattttgatttgtttgatCGAATCCTGAGGGATTTGAATGTGACCGGAGCAACAGCACTGAGATTGATCACCCTCTTTCCTGACAACTGTGAGCTTGGTGTGGATCCTCTGGAGAACTTGAGGACAATGCCAAACCTGAAGAATCTAACCATAGAGAGCACCTGGATAAACAGCTCctttttggaattattttttaagaatttgTGGCTCTCCACAATAGAGCATGTCTCTTTTGTCCACATAACTTACAATGAAGACactccggatgggtttcagtttAAAAGCCTCAACCACTCCATCAGTCTTCGTTCATTCACCTTTGATGGTGTGAAGCATTATCAATACAGGTATCCGACAGTTAACATGAGCTTTGACGTAGTTTCCAATCTGATCTACTTAAAATTCTCTGGGAGTGGGATGAACATTTTGCCGTGCCAATCAATCTTTGCCTTGCCGTCGCTGGAGACTCTTGATTTAGCAAATAATCTTCTGACAGACCATGGCTTCTGGTGGTACACTTGCTCATACACCTCTGTGTTCCCTAAACTTAAACGGCTGAATCTGAGCCAAAACCGCTTCCAGAGTCTGTCATTCATCGCAGGGAAGACGCACGAAATGACGACGCTGGAGTTTCTGGACCTCAGCTTCAACTCCATTGTCCTTGATGAAAAATGCAATTGGCCGGCACATTTGACGGAAATCAGCCTGGCTAACAACAACCTTGGCAATGACGTTTTCAAGTACTTGTCTAAAAGTTTCAGGAAGATCGACTTGACAAAAACAGGCATCACAACCATGACTCAGAGCGACGTGTCTCTGCTTCCCAATCTGACACATCTGGTCCTCAGTTCCAATGGTATTCCTTTCATCCCAGACTTTGGTGAATCTTCAGCTGTGGTCAGTCTCTACATAGACCAGAACTCCATCACATATCTATACAAAgagatgatggacagactgccAAGACTTCAGACTCTCAAAGCTGGGAACAATCCGTACGTCTGCACATGCGACTCCCACTGGTTCCTCACCCGTTTTGACAAATCCATCCTAGTGGACTGGCCACTGGACTACACATGCAGCACCCCTCAGTCACTCACAGGCCTTCCACTTTCTGAGTTCAAAACCACGGACCAATCATGTTTAGTGTGGCTCCGGGTTGTCCTAGCTCTGTCTGTACTGACTGTCATTGTGTCAATGATCGGCGGACTTTTCTACAAGTATGACGGGTTGTGGTATGCAAAGATGTTGATGGTATGGATCCGGATGAAGAGACGCAGCAAGAAGCGCTCGCAATTGTTGATGAATGTATCGTTTGCTTATCATGGATTCATCTCCTACAGTCATCATGATGCAGGTTGGGTGGACAGCCAGCTGGTGCCGTGCCTAGAAAATGCTGGGTTTTCACTCTGTGTTCATGAGCGCGACTTCGTCCCAGGTGACTGGGTCATAGACAACATCATTAACTGTGTAGAGGCCAGCTACAAGACCCTGTTTGTCCTCTCCAAACATTTTGTCCAAAGTGAATGGTGTAACTATGAGCTGTTCTTTGCTCAGCACAGAGCCATCAGTATCCAGGAGGACTCCCTGGTTTTTATTCTTTTGGAGCCGTTGCCTGATGACTGCCTGCCCAGAAAGTTCTTGAGGCTGAGAAGTCTGCTGAGGCAACAGACCTACCTTGAGTGGCCCAGTgatgaaacaaagcagcaggtTTTCTGGGCAAGTCTCAAGTCCATGCTACGTATGGCAGACAAATCTATTGCTCTCAAAGATGTGGCGATGGCTATCTCAGACACAGCACAAGAAATGACCATGAAAGTCCAGAAAAGTGGCCCGACATATCATCGCTTAAAGTag